Below is a window of Mycobacterium dioxanotrophicus DNA.
CCGGACTCTTTGACGCCACCGAACGGCGCGGCCGGGTCGGAGATGATGCCGCGGTTCACGCCGACCATGCCCGACTCGATGCCCTCGGCGACCCGCAGCGCACGGTCGAGTGACTGCGTGTACACGTAGGCGGCCAGTCCGTACTCGGTGTCGTTGGCGGCCTTGATGCCCTCGTCCTCGGTGTCGAACCCGATGATCGGCGCGACCGGACCGAACACCTCTTCCTTGAGGATGCGAGCGTCGGCCGGCACATCGGTGAGCACCGTGGCCGGGTAGAAGTTGCCCGGGCCGCCCGGAGCGACGCCACCGACGGCGACCGTCGCGCCCCGCGACACCGCATCGGAGACCAATTCGGTGACTGTGGCGACCTGGCTGGAATTGATCAGCGGACCCAACGTGGACGACGGGTCGAGACCCTTGCCGAGGGTGAACTCGCTCATGCGCTTGATCAACTTGTCGGTGAATTCTTCGCGAACCGCGTTGGCGACGTGGAACCGGTTGGCGGCCGTACAGGCCTCACCGCCGTTGCGCATCTTGGCCAGGATCGCGCCGTCGACGGCGGCATCGACGTCAGCGTCGTCGAACACGACGAACGGCGCGTTGCCGCCCAATTCCATCGATGTGCGCAACAACGCGTCGGCCGACTGCTTCACCAGCGCCTTGCCGACACTCGTCGAACCCGTGAAGGTGAGCTTGCGCAGCCGGCCGTCGTCGACGAGCGCCGAGGTCACCCCGCGGGCATCGTTGGTGGGCAGCACCGAGAGCACACCCTTGGGCAAGCCGGCCTCGTCCATCAGCTGGGCCAGCAGCAGCATGGTCAGCGGGGTCTCCTGCGCGGGCTTGACGATCATGGTGCAGCCCGCTGCGAACGCCGGGCCCATCTTCCGGGTGCCCATGGCCAGCGGGAAGTTCCACGGCGTGATGGCGTAGCAAGGGCCGACGGGCTGCTTGGTGACGATGATGCGGCCGGTTCCCGCGGGGCTGGACGTGTACCGCCCGTCGATGCGGACGGCCTCCTCGGCGAACCAACGGAAGAACTCGGCGCCGTACTTCACCTCGCCCTTGCTCTCGGCGAGCACCTTGCCCATCTCAAGTGTCATCAGCGCGGCGATGTCGTCGGCGCGTTCGGTGATCTTCTCGAACACCGACCGCAGGATCTCGCCGCGCTCCCGCGGGGCCGTCGCGGCCCACTCGGCCTGGACCGCACATGCGGCATCGAGGGCAGCGATCGCGTCCTCCGCGGTGGCATTCGAGACCGACGCCAGGACCTGGTCGTCGCTGGGGTCCAGGACGTCGAAAGTCGAGGCAGCTTCCCGCTGCTCACCGCCGATCCACAGTCCGGTTGGAACTGACTTCAGCAAGGCTGCGCTATCCATACCTCCATCATTTACTCCATTCACCATCACCGCACACTAGGGTTCTCCATATGAGCATGAGTGCCGATATTTCGACCACTGCCGCGTGGCAAGCTCTGATCCGTCATCACGACAAGATCGGCCAGACCCACTTGCGCGAGTTCTTCGCCGAGGACCCCGCCCGCGGTACCGAACTGGTGTTGAACGTCGGCGACCTCTACATCGACTACAGCAAGCACCGCATCACCCGCGAAACCGTCAAACTCCTCGTCGACCTCGCCCGCACCGCCGGCCTGGAGCAACACCGCGACGCCATGTTCGCCGGCGAACACATCAACACCTCCGAAGACCGCGCCGTACTGCACACCGCCCTGCGGCTACCCGCCAGCGCCGAACTGACCGTCGACGGCCAAAACGTCGTCGCCGACGTCCACGACGTACTCGACCGAATGGGCGCCTTCACCGACAAACTGCGCTCCGGCGAATGGACCGGCGCCACCGGCAAACGCATCACCACCGTGGTCAACGTCGGCGTCGGCGGCTCCGACCTGGGCCCGGTCATGGTCTACGACGCCCTACGGCACTACGCCGACGCAGGCATCTCAGCCCGCTTCGTATCCAACGTCGACCCCTCCCACCTGGTCGCCACCCTCGACGGACTCGACCCCGCCACAACACTTTTCGTCGTCTCCTCCAAAACCTTCTCCACCCTGGAAACCCTCACCAACGCCACCGCCGCGCGACGCTGGCTGGTCAAAGCACTCGGCGACGCCGCCGTGGCCAAACACTTCGTGGCCGTCTCCACCCACAAAAAACTCGTCGACGAATTCGGCATCAACACCGACAACATGTTCGGCTTCTGGGACTGGGTCGGCGGCCGCTACTCAGTGGACTCAGCAATCGGACTGTCGGTGATGGCCGTCATCGGCAAAGAACGCTTCGCCGAATTCCTCGCCGGCTTCCACCTCGTCGACGAACACTTCCGCACCGCCCCACTGGAAGACAACGCCCCAGCACTACTCGGCCTCATCGGCCTGTGGTACTCCAACTTCTTCGACGCACAATCACGCGCAGTCCTGCCCTACACCAACGACCTCAACCGATTCGCCGCCTACCTGCAACAACTGACCATGGAATCCAACGGCAAATCCGTACGCTGCGACGGCTCCCCAGTAAGCACCCAAACCGGCGAAATCTATTGGGGCGAACCCGGAACCAACGGACAACACGCCTTCTACCAACTACTGCACCAAGGCACCCGACTCATCCCCGCCGACTTCATCGGCTTCTCCCAACCCGTCGACGACCTCGCCACCGCCGACGGCGAAGGCAGCATGCACGACCTACTGATGAGCAACTTCTTCGCCCAAACCCAAGTACTCGCATTCGGCAAAACCGCCGCCGAAATCGCCGCCGAAGGCACCCCCGCCGACATCGTCCCCCACAAGGTGATGCCCGGAAACCGACCCACCACCTCAATCCTGGCCACCAAACTCACCCCATCAGTGGTCGGCCAACTCATCGCCCTCTACGAACACCAAGTCTTCACCGAAGGCATCATCTGGGGCATCGACTCCTTCGACCAATGGGGCGTCGAACTCGGCAAAACCCAAGCCAAAGCACTCCTCCCCGTCATCACCGCCGACCAATCCCCCGCCAAACAAACCGACTCCTCCACCGACGCCCTCGTCCGCCGCTACCGCACCGAACGCGGCCGCTCGGAGTAGGCCGGCTCGGGCCCGGCTCTACGCGAAACGCTTGGTGTACTTGGGCGGCAACAGCCGCAGCACCTGGGTCAGCGGAGCCCACGGCCATCGCGGCACCACGGCGCGGCCCTTCTCCTTCTCGATGGCCTCGACCATCGCGCGCACGCCGGTCTCGTTGTCGACCATGAGCATGGTCGAGTTCGCCTGGGCCGTCATCTCGGACTCGATGTAGCCGGGCTCGATGACCGTCACGCGGATCGGGCCTTTGTCGTACTCGGCACGTAGCGACTCCCCCAGCGAGGACATGCCGGCCTTGCTGGCGCAGTAGGCCGCTTTGCCGCCCGGCACGCCGCTGTTGCCGAGCACCGACGAGATCAGCACGAGGTGCCCGGAGCCGGACTTCTTGAACATCTCCAACGCGGACTCGATCTGCACCAGTCCGGCAACGAGATTGGTTTCCAGTGTGGCCTTGTTGGCCCAGGGCTTGCCCTCTCCCAACGGCCAGCCCTTTCCGATCCCGGCGTTGACGATCACGCGGTCGATCCCGCCGAGCTCCTCGGACAGCTCGCCGAACACCCGCGGCACCGCCTCGTGATCGTTGACGTCGAGTGCCGCGACCGCCACCTTGATGTAGGGGTGACGATCGGCCAGCTCGGCCTTGAGCTCGTCGAGCCGGTCGGTGCGGCGTGCGCACAACGCCAAATCACGGCCCTTGGCCGCGAACTGCCTGGCCATGCCGGCGCCGAGGCCCGAGCTGGCACCGGTGATGAGGATCTTCTGGCGGGTCATGGCAGCAGGATAACCGAGTTAAACACCTGTCAAGAAATGCCTTCGGTGCGGACGCCGTTTTGGCGTGGTCGCACCAGGACGAGCACGACGACGATCGCCACCACCGGCACCGCGGTCAGTATCCAGCCCAGCGTATGGATCGCCTCGACCATGCTCGCCTGGGCCCCCGCCACGACCTCCCTGGCCCGCTGCGGATCTAGCACGTTGGCACCGCCGACCGTGCCGGCGCCGCCATGCGCCGCCCTGAGCGCCTCACGCGCCTGATCGTCGGTGATCCCGGACCCAGCGAGCTTGTCCCGGCCCGAGTGCAGGAACACCGTCGTGCCGATCAGCGCGAACACCGCAGGCCCGAGCGAGTAGGCAGCCTGGCCCACACCGCTTTTCACCGCCGCGACGGCTCCGCTCAACTCCACGGGAGCGGTTTGCAGCATGATGGTGGCTTCGATTGTCTCCGCGACGGCGGCGCCGACGGCGTTGAGGGCGACGGCCGCGAACAGCACCCACAGCGGGCTGTGTTCCCCGAGCCTCGTCAGGACCAGCAACCCGGCCAGCAGCAGGAGCAATCCCGTCACGAGCACCGCTCGCCCACCCACCCGGGCCGCCGCACGGCCGGCCGCCGCCGCGCCGAGTGCCGACAGCAGCGCGGCGGGGGCCATGAGAA
It encodes the following:
- a CDS encoding NAD-dependent succinate-semialdehyde dehydrogenase; the protein is MDSAALLKSVPTGLWIGGEQREAASTFDVLDPSDDQVLASVSNATAEDAIAALDAACAVQAEWAATAPRERGEILRSVFEKITERADDIAALMTLEMGKVLAESKGEVKYGAEFFRWFAEEAVRIDGRYTSSPAGTGRIIVTKQPVGPCYAITPWNFPLAMGTRKMGPAFAAGCTMIVKPAQETPLTMLLLAQLMDEAGLPKGVLSVLPTNDARGVTSALVDDGRLRKLTFTGSTSVGKALVKQSADALLRTSMELGGNAPFVVFDDADVDAAVDGAILAKMRNGGEACTAANRFHVANAVREEFTDKLIKRMSEFTLGKGLDPSSTLGPLINSSQVATVTELVSDAVSRGATVAVGGVAPGGPGNFYPATVLTDVPADARILKEEVFGPVAPIIGFDTEDEGIKAANDTEYGLAAYVYTQSLDRALRVAEGIESGMVGVNRGIISDPAAPFGGVKESGFGREGGSEGIEEYLETKYIALTR
- the pgi gene encoding glucose-6-phosphate isomerase; its protein translation is MSADISTTAAWQALIRHHDKIGQTHLREFFAEDPARGTELVLNVGDLYIDYSKHRITRETVKLLVDLARTAGLEQHRDAMFAGEHINTSEDRAVLHTALRLPASAELTVDGQNVVADVHDVLDRMGAFTDKLRSGEWTGATGKRITTVVNVGVGGSDLGPVMVYDALRHYADAGISARFVSNVDPSHLVATLDGLDPATTLFVVSSKTFSTLETLTNATAARRWLVKALGDAAVAKHFVAVSTHKKLVDEFGINTDNMFGFWDWVGGRYSVDSAIGLSVMAVIGKERFAEFLAGFHLVDEHFRTAPLEDNAPALLGLIGLWYSNFFDAQSRAVLPYTNDLNRFAAYLQQLTMESNGKSVRCDGSPVSTQTGEIYWGEPGTNGQHAFYQLLHQGTRLIPADFIGFSQPVDDLATADGEGSMHDLLMSNFFAQTQVLAFGKTAAEIAAEGTPADIVPHKVMPGNRPTTSILATKLTPSVVGQLIALYEHQVFTEGIIWGIDSFDQWGVELGKTQAKALLPVITADQSPAKQTDSSTDALVRRYRTERGRSE
- a CDS encoding SDR family oxidoreductase; this encodes MTRQKILITGASSGLGAGMARQFAAKGRDLALCARRTDRLDELKAELADRHPYIKVAVAALDVNDHEAVPRVFGELSEELGGIDRVIVNAGIGKGWPLGEGKPWANKATLETNLVAGLVQIESALEMFKKSGSGHLVLISSVLGNSGVPGGKAAYCASKAGMSSLGESLRAEYDKGPIRVTVIEPGYIESEMTAQANSTMLMVDNETGVRAMVEAIEKEKGRAVVPRWPWAPLTQVLRLLPPKYTKRFA